A region of Nocardioides sp. JS614 DNA encodes the following proteins:
- the scpA gene encoding methylmalonyl-CoA mutase, with amino-acid sequence MTVPKTFRGLPLTGGAAGAADEGADRTWLAPEGIDIKGLYTPADLEGLDALDTLPGLSPFLRGPYPTMYTTQPWTIRQYAGFSTAEESNAFYRRNLAAGQKGLSVAFDLATHRGYDSDHPRVRGDVGMAGVAIDSIYDARTLFDGIPLDAMSVSMTMNGAVLPIMALYIAAAEEQGVKPSLLAGTIQNDILKEFMVRNTYIYPPAPSMRIISDIFRYTAERMPRFNSISISGYHMQEAGATNDLELAYTLADGVEYIRAGLSAGLDIDRFAPRLSFFWAIGMNFFMEVAKMRAARALWARLVRQFDPQNPKSLSLRTHSQTSGWSLTAQDVFNNVGRTCIEAMAATQGHTQSLHTNALDEAIALPTDFSARIARNTQLLLQQESGTTGTIDPWAGSYYVERLTHDLAERAWAHILEAEEAGGMAAAIEQGIPKMRIEEAAARTQARIDAGSQKVIGVNTYRLAAEDKLDVLKVDNDDVYRQQIAKLERLRAERDDHEVERTLEALTNAADQGPSSSLDGNLLALAVDAARAKATVGEISAALEKVYGRHQAVIRTISGVYRAEADRAGDAVVAQVLEETERFEEAEGRRPRILVAKMGQDGHDRGQKVVVSAFADLGFDVDVGPLFSTPEEVAQQAVDADVHIVGVSSLAAGHLTLLPALKKALADQGRPDIMIVIGGVIPPDDVATLMEMGAAAVFLPGTVIAGSALDLLARLREQLGH; translated from the coding sequence GTGACCGTCCCCAAGACCTTCCGCGGGCTGCCGCTCACCGGCGGCGCGGCGGGCGCCGCCGACGAGGGGGCCGACCGCACCTGGCTGGCCCCCGAAGGCATCGACATCAAGGGGCTCTACACGCCCGCCGACCTCGAGGGCCTCGACGCCCTCGACACGCTGCCGGGCCTGAGCCCGTTCCTGCGCGGCCCCTACCCGACGATGTACACCACCCAGCCGTGGACCATCCGGCAGTACGCCGGCTTCTCCACCGCGGAGGAGTCCAACGCGTTCTACCGCCGCAACCTCGCGGCCGGCCAGAAGGGCCTCAGCGTCGCGTTCGACCTGGCCACCCACCGCGGCTACGACTCCGACCACCCGCGGGTCCGCGGCGACGTCGGCATGGCCGGTGTCGCCATCGACTCGATCTACGACGCCCGCACGCTGTTCGACGGCATCCCGCTCGACGCGATGTCGGTCTCGATGACCATGAACGGCGCGGTGCTGCCGATCATGGCGCTCTACATCGCGGCGGCCGAGGAGCAGGGGGTGAAGCCTTCGCTGCTCGCGGGGACCATCCAGAACGACATCCTCAAGGAGTTCATGGTCCGCAACACCTACATCTACCCGCCGGCCCCGAGCATGCGGATCATCAGCGACATCTTCCGGTACACCGCCGAGCGGATGCCGCGCTTCAACTCGATCTCGATCTCCGGGTACCACATGCAGGAGGCGGGGGCCACCAACGACCTGGAGCTGGCCTACACGCTGGCCGACGGTGTCGAGTACATCCGGGCCGGCCTGTCCGCGGGGCTCGACATCGACCGGTTCGCGCCGCGGCTGTCGTTCTTCTGGGCGATCGGCATGAACTTCTTCATGGAGGTCGCGAAGATGCGCGCCGCGCGGGCCCTGTGGGCCCGGCTGGTGCGCCAGTTCGACCCGCAGAACCCCAAGTCGCTCAGCCTGCGCACCCACAGCCAGACCTCCGGCTGGTCGCTGACCGCGCAGGACGTCTTCAACAACGTCGGACGCACCTGCATCGAGGCGATGGCGGCGACCCAGGGACACACCCAGTCGCTGCACACCAACGCACTGGACGAGGCGATCGCGCTGCCGACCGACTTCTCGGCCCGGATCGCCCGCAACACCCAGCTGCTGCTCCAGCAGGAGAGCGGCACCACCGGCACCATCGACCCGTGGGCCGGCTCCTACTACGTGGAGCGGCTGACCCACGATCTCGCCGAGCGGGCCTGGGCGCACATCCTCGAGGCCGAGGAAGCCGGTGGCATGGCGGCCGCGATCGAGCAGGGCATCCCGAAGATGCGCATCGAGGAGGCTGCCGCCCGCACGCAGGCGCGGATCGACGCAGGCAGCCAGAAGGTGATCGGCGTCAACACCTACCGGCTGGCGGCCGAGGACAAGCTGGACGTGCTCAAGGTCGACAACGACGACGTCTATCGCCAGCAGATCGCCAAGCTCGAGCGGCTCCGGGCCGAGCGCGACGACCACGAGGTCGAGCGCACCCTCGAGGCGCTGACCAACGCCGCCGACCAGGGCCCCTCGAGCAGCCTCGACGGGAACCTGCTCGCGCTCGCGGTCGACGCCGCCCGCGCGAAGGCGACCGTGGGGGAGATCTCCGCAGCGCTGGAGAAGGTGTACGGGCGGCACCAGGCCGTGATCCGTACCATCAGCGGCGTGTACAGGGCCGAGGCGGACCGGGCCGGCGACGCGGTCGTCGCCCAGGTGCTGGAGGAGACCGAGCGGTTCGAGGAGGCCGAGGGCCGGCGCCCGCGGATCCTCGTCGCGAAGATGGGCCAGGACGGCCACGACCGCGGCCAGAAGGTCGTGGTCAGCGCGTTCGCCGACCTGGGCTTCGACGTGGACGTGGGGCCGCTGTTCTCCACGCCCGAGGAGGTCGCCCAGCAGGCGGTGGACGCGGACGTCCACATCGTGGGGGTCTCCTCGCTCGCGGCCGGCCACCTGACGCTGCTGCCCGCGCTGAAGAAGGCGCTGGCCGACCAGGGCCGGCCGGACATCATGATCGTGATCGGCGGGGTGATCCCGCCCGACGACGTGGCGACGCTGATGGAGATGGGCGCCGCCGCGGTGTTCCTGCCCGGCACGGTCATCGCCGGGTCCGCCCTCGACCTGCTGGCCCGGCTGCGCGAGCAGCTCGGCCACTGA
- a CDS encoding succinate dehydrogenase/fumarate reductase iron-sulfur subunit, whose amino-acid sequence MGYTLKMRIWRGDQDGGDLGDYDVEVSEGEVVLDAIHRVQATQAGDLAVRWNCKAGKCGSCSAEVNGRPRLMCMTRLSDFDPAETITVTPMRSFPVIRDLVTDVSFNYEKARELPSFAPPPRDADGKRRMAQVDVERGQEFRKCIECFLCQNTCHVIRDHEENKPAFAGPRFFLRYAELDMHPLDTHDRRALAQAAAGLGMCNITKCCTEVCPEGIRITDNAIIPMKERVVDRKYDPLVWLGSKIGIRNRDNDGRSEL is encoded by the coding sequence ATGGGCTACACGCTGAAGATGCGGATCTGGCGCGGCGACCAGGACGGCGGCGACCTCGGCGACTACGACGTCGAGGTCTCCGAGGGCGAGGTCGTCCTCGACGCCATCCACCGGGTGCAGGCGACCCAGGCCGGTGACCTCGCCGTCCGCTGGAACTGCAAGGCCGGCAAGTGCGGCTCCTGCAGCGCCGAGGTGAACGGTCGCCCACGCCTGATGTGCATGACCCGGCTCTCCGACTTCGACCCGGCCGAGACCATCACGGTCACCCCGATGCGGTCCTTCCCGGTGATCCGCGACCTGGTCACCGACGTGTCCTTCAACTACGAGAAGGCCCGCGAGCTGCCGTCGTTCGCGCCGCCGCCACGCGATGCGGACGGCAAGCGCCGGATGGCCCAGGTCGACGTCGAGCGCGGCCAGGAGTTCCGCAAGTGCATCGAGTGCTTCCTGTGCCAGAACACCTGCCACGTGATCCGCGACCACGAGGAGAACAAGCCCGCCTTCGCCGGGCCCCGGTTCTTCCTGCGGTACGCCGAGCTCGACATGCACCCGCTCGACACCCACGACCGCCGCGCGCTCGCCCAGGCCGCAGCCGGCCTCGGGATGTGCAACATCACCAAGTGCTGCACCGAGGTGTGCCCCGAGGGGATCCGGATCACCGACAACGCGATCATCCCGATGAAGGAGCGGGTCGTGGACCGCAAGTACGACCCGCTGGTCTGGCTCGGCAGCAAGATCGGCATCCGCAACCGCGACAACGACGGGCGCAGCGAGCTGTAG
- a CDS encoding fumarate reductase/succinate dehydrogenase flavoprotein subunit: protein MTGNEMSGAEAGGLERHRYDVVVVGAGGAGLRAAIAAHETGARTAIVCKSLLGKAHTVMAEGGIAAAMGNRWPEDNWEVHFRDTMRGGKMLNNWRMAQLHAQEAPERVMELEDWGALFDRTDDGLISQRDFGGHKYARLAHVGDRTGLEMIRTLQQRAVALGIDVFMECTVTELLKVDGAIAGAFAYWRETGRFVVFEAPSVVLATGGIGKSFKVTSNSWEYTGDGHALALRAGAALINMEFVQFHPTGMVWPPSVKGLLVTESVRGDGGILKNSEGQRFMFDYIPEYFRDETADTVEEADRWYDDKANSRRPPELLPRDEVARAINSEIKAGRGTPHGGIYLDIASRRSPEFIRKRLPSMYHQFKELADVDITQEPMEIGPTCHYVMGGIEVDADTELSAVPGLYAVGECSGGMHGSNRLGGNSLSDLLVFGRRAGESAASYSTSLGGSRPAVRDEDVKAAERDALAPFEVTASEGGGENPYTVQQDLQQSMNDLVGIIRTRPELEQSLQEIDRLKERARRMTVEGHRQYNPGWHLALDLRNMLLVSECIAKAALEREESRGGHTRDDFPGPSPEWGSKNLVLRLAADRTGVDLAHQPLPAMPDELKKFFE from the coding sequence ATGACGGGCAACGAGATGTCCGGCGCCGAGGCCGGCGGCCTGGAGCGGCACCGGTACGACGTGGTCGTGGTCGGCGCCGGCGGGGCGGGGCTGCGCGCGGCGATCGCCGCGCACGAGACGGGCGCGCGCACCGCGATCGTGTGCAAGTCCCTGCTCGGCAAGGCGCACACGGTGATGGCCGAGGGCGGCATCGCGGCGGCGATGGGCAACCGCTGGCCCGAGGACAACTGGGAGGTGCACTTCCGCGACACCATGCGTGGCGGAAAGATGCTCAACAACTGGCGGATGGCCCAGCTGCACGCCCAGGAGGCCCCCGAGCGGGTGATGGAGCTCGAGGACTGGGGCGCCCTGTTCGACCGGACCGACGACGGGCTGATCTCGCAGCGCGACTTCGGTGGCCACAAGTACGCCCGCCTCGCCCACGTCGGCGACCGCACCGGCCTGGAGATGATCCGCACCCTCCAGCAGCGCGCCGTGGCGCTCGGCATCGACGTGTTCATGGAGTGCACGGTCACCGAGCTGTTGAAGGTGGACGGGGCGATCGCCGGCGCGTTCGCGTACTGGCGCGAGACCGGTCGGTTCGTCGTCTTCGAGGCACCGTCCGTGGTGCTCGCGACCGGCGGGATCGGCAAGTCGTTCAAGGTCACGTCGAACTCGTGGGAGTACACCGGCGACGGCCACGCCCTGGCGCTCCGCGCCGGGGCCGCCCTGATCAACATGGAGTTCGTCCAGTTCCACCCCACGGGCATGGTCTGGCCGCCGTCCGTGAAGGGGCTGCTGGTCACCGAGTCGGTGCGCGGCGACGGCGGCATCCTGAAGAACTCCGAAGGCCAGCGCTTCATGTTCGACTACATCCCGGAGTACTTCCGGGACGAGACGGCGGACACGGTCGAGGAGGCCGACCGCTGGTACGACGACAAGGCGAACAGCCGCCGCCCGCCCGAGCTGCTGCCGCGCGACGAGGTGGCCCGCGCGATCAACTCCGAGATCAAGGCCGGCCGGGGCACCCCGCACGGCGGCATCTACCTCGACATCGCCTCCCGCCGGTCCCCCGAGTTCATCCGCAAGCGGCTCCCGTCGATGTACCACCAGTTCAAGGAGCTGGCCGACGTCGACATCACCCAGGAGCCGATGGAGATCGGGCCGACCTGCCACTACGTGATGGGCGGCATCGAGGTGGACGCCGACACCGAGCTGTCGGCGGTGCCGGGCCTGTACGCCGTGGGCGAGTGCTCGGGCGGCATGCACGGCTCCAACCGGCTCGGCGGCAACTCCCTCTCCGACCTGCTGGTGTTCGGCCGTCGGGCCGGCGAGTCTGCGGCGTCGTACTCCACCTCGCTCGGCGGGTCCCGCCCGGCGGTGCGGGACGAGGACGTGAAGGCGGCCGAGCGTGACGCGCTCGCGCCGTTCGAGGTCACCGCATCGGAGGGTGGCGGGGAGAACCCCTACACGGTCCAGCAGGACCTGCAGCAGTCGATGAACGACCTGGTCGGCATCATCCGCACCCGCCCCGAGCTGGAGCAGTCGCTCCAGGAGATCGACCGGCTCAAGGAGCGGGCCCGGCGGATGACGGTCGAGGGGCACCGGCAGTACAACCCCGGGTGGCACCTCGCGCTCGACCTGCGCAACATGCTGCTGGTCAGCGAGTGCATCGCGAAGGCCGCGCTCGAGCGCGAGGAGTCGCGCGGCGGGCACACCCGCGACGACTTCCCGGGGCCCAGCCCCGAGTGGGGGTCGAAGAACCTGGTGCTCCGGCTGGCCGCCGACCGCACCGGCGTCGACCTCGCCCACCAGCCGCTCCCGGCGATGCCGGACGAGCTCAAGAAGTTCTTCGAGTGA
- a CDS encoding methylmalonyl-CoA mutase family protein, with translation MSVDGGVEGGLDEPARLEPEQGSLDLASPEDAWTIADWERGAAAVLRKARRLTDEDPDDLVWEKLTRSTLDGIGVTPLGTRALLDEVTTVGRPTRQGDWDVRVQVDGADAKTANEEVLVDLEGGATSLWLRGGADLGTLLGGVRLDLAPVVLDGVDPTALLAYAEGRELHPLTNLGVAAQDATAEAARRAADRGVLGFVVDATTVHDRGGSDVQELAWSIAIGAAYLRTLTDEGLPVEQAAGLVEFRYAATDEQFPTIAKLRAARRLWARVLELSGAGDLSQRQHAVTSRPMMTRYDPYVNMLRTTVAAFAAGVGGADAVTVLPFDGPLGRPEQLGRRIARNTSHLLIDEAHVAHVADPAGGAYAVEKLTDDLALAAWDLFGQLDDGAPLDGAIAETVARRAAEIARRKRPITGLSEFPNAAEVLPERAPYDGWDGVASYGAPFEALRDDPSPTPVFLATLGTIAAHTARATFATNLFAAGGIGVEVSGPTADPGEVVAAYAGQPVVCLAGSDPTYAEWGAEAAAALRAAGARHLILAGKPAGPLGEAVDDSCALGVDALDFLTRTREKLS, from the coding sequence ATGAGTGTGGACGGTGGAGTGGAAGGCGGCCTCGACGAGCCGGCACGGCTCGAGCCTGAGCAGGGGTCGCTGGACCTCGCCTCCCCCGAGGACGCGTGGACGATCGCGGACTGGGAGAGGGGCGCGGCCGCCGTCCTGCGCAAGGCCCGCCGGTTGACCGACGAGGACCCCGACGACCTGGTCTGGGAGAAGCTCACCCGGTCCACGCTGGACGGGATCGGGGTCACGCCGCTCGGGACCCGCGCCCTGCTCGACGAGGTGACGACGGTCGGACGCCCGACCCGCCAGGGCGACTGGGACGTGCGGGTGCAGGTCGACGGCGCCGACGCGAAGACCGCGAACGAGGAGGTCCTCGTCGACCTCGAGGGCGGCGCCACCTCACTGTGGCTCCGGGGCGGGGCCGACCTGGGCACGCTCCTGGGGGGCGTCCGCCTCGACCTCGCGCCGGTGGTCCTCGACGGCGTCGACCCCACCGCCCTGCTCGCGTACGCCGAGGGTCGCGAGCTGCACCCGCTGACCAACCTCGGCGTCGCCGCGCAGGACGCCACCGCCGAGGCCGCCCGCCGCGCCGCCGACCGCGGGGTGCTCGGCTTCGTCGTCGACGCGACCACCGTCCACGACCGGGGCGGCTCGGACGTCCAGGAGCTCGCCTGGTCGATCGCCATCGGCGCGGCGTACCTGCGCACGCTCACGGACGAAGGCCTCCCGGTCGAGCAGGCGGCCGGCCTGGTCGAGTTCCGCTACGCGGCGACCGACGAGCAGTTCCCGACCATCGCGAAGCTCCGCGCGGCCCGCCGACTGTGGGCCCGGGTGCTCGAGCTCAGCGGGGCCGGCGACCTGTCCCAGCGCCAGCACGCGGTCACCAGCCGGCCGATGATGACGCGCTACGACCCGTACGTGAACATGCTCCGCACCACGGTCGCGGCCTTCGCCGCCGGCGTGGGCGGCGCGGACGCCGTCACGGTGCTGCCCTTCGACGGCCCGCTGGGTCGCCCCGAGCAGCTCGGGCGCCGGATCGCGCGCAACACCTCGCACCTGCTGATCGACGAGGCACACGTCGCGCACGTCGCGGACCCGGCCGGCGGCGCGTACGCCGTCGAGAAGCTCACCGACGACCTGGCGCTGGCGGCGTGGGATCTGTTCGGGCAGCTGGACGACGGTGCGCCGCTGGACGGCGCCATCGCCGAGACCGTCGCCCGGCGCGCGGCCGAGATCGCCCGGCGCAAGCGGCCGATCACCGGGCTGAGCGAGTTCCCGAACGCCGCCGAGGTGCTGCCCGAGCGGGCGCCGTACGACGGCTGGGACGGGGTGGCCTCCTACGGCGCCCCGTTCGAGGCACTGCGCGACGACCCGTCACCGACGCCGGTCTTCCTGGCCACGCTGGGCACCATCGCCGCCCACACGGCGCGGGCGACGTTCGCCACCAACCTGTTCGCCGCCGGCGGGATCGGCGTCGAGGTTTCCGGTCCGACGGCCGACCCCGGTGAGGTGGTCGCGGCGTACGCCGGGCAGCCGGTGGTCTGCCTGGCCGGCTCGGACCCGACCTACGCCGAGTGGGGCGCCGAGGCGGCCGCGGCTCTGCGCGCCGCCGGCGCCCGGCACCTGATCCTCGCCGGCAAGCCCGCCGGCCCGCTCGGCGAGGCGGTGGACGACTCCTGTGCACTCGGGGTCGACGCCTTGGACTTCCTGACCCGGACGAGGGAGAAGCTGTCGTGA